In Cryptococcus depauperatus CBS 7841 chromosome 4, complete sequence, a single window of DNA contains:
- a CDS encoding T-complex protein 1 subunit beta, with translation MNVFADEATEERGENARLSSFVGAMALGDLVKSTLGPKGMNKILQSASQNTITVTNDGATILQSIQLDNPAAKILVNISKVQDDEVGDGTTSVCVLASELLREAEKLVTAQKIHPQTVVEGYRIASKAALKALEDSAVDHKDDKAKFREDLFNIARTTLSSKVLAQDKEYFANLAVDAVLRLKGSTNLEHIQIIKKVGGKLTDSYLDEGFILDKTIATNSPKRIENAKILIANTSMDTDKIKIFGARVRVDGTGKLAELERAEKEKMKAKVQAIASHGVTCFVNRQLIYNYPENLLAEAGIMSIEHADFEGVERLALVTGGDIASTFDAPDKVKIGRCDVIEEIMIGEDKLIKFSGVAAGEACTVVLRGATSQMVDEAERSLHDAFSVLSQTVKETRVTLGGGCAEMLMSCKVDEAARTVAGKKALAVEGFARALRQIPTIIADNGGYDSSDLVTKLRAAHYEGQNNSGLDMERGMIASMNELGITESYKLKRQVVISASEAAEMILRVDNILRSAPRRREAV, from the exons ATGAATGTGTTTGCTGACGAG GCTACTGAAGAAAGGGGTGAAAACGCCCgtctttcatcttttgtggGTGCTATGGCCCTGGGTGATTTGGTCAAATCTACCTTGGGTCCCAAGGGAATGAACAAGATATTGC AATCGGCATCTCAAAACACAATCACAGTGACAAACGACGGCGCCACTATTCTCCAATCCATTCAACTTGACAATCCTGCTGCTAAGATTCTCGTCAACATCTCCAAGgttcaagatgatgaagttgGTGACGGAACAACCTCTGTGTGTGTACTCGCTTCTGAGCTTTTacgagaagcagaaaaaCTTGTCACTGCTCAAAAAATTCATCCTCAAACTGTTGTCGAAGGTTACAGAATTGCATCAAAAGCTGCTCTCAAAGCGCTTGAGGACTCCGCTGTGGATCACAAAGATGACAAGGCCAAATTCCGGGAGGATCTCTTCAATATCGCGAGGACAACGCTGAGTAGCAAGGTATTGGCACAAGATAAGGAATACTTTGCCAATCTTGCAGTCGACGCGGTTTTGAGGCTCAAAGGATCAACAAATTTGGAGCACATTCAAATAATAAAAAAGGTCGGAGGCAAATTGACAGACTCTTACCTCGATGAAG GTTTCATCTTGGACAAGACCATTGCTACCAACTCTCCTAAGCGGATAGAGAACGCAAAGATTTTGATTGCCAACACCTCCATGGATACCGATAAGATTAAAATTTTTGGTGCTAGAGTTAGAGTGGACGGAACAGGGAAACTTGCCGAGCTTGAGCGCGCCGAAAAG gagaagatgaaggcaaAAGTCCAGGCCATTGCCTCACATGGCGTAACCTGTTTTGTCAATCGTCAGCTTATCTACAACTATCCAGAAAACCTTCTTGCTGAGGCAGGCATAATGTCTATTGAACATGCTGACTTTGAGGGTGTGGAAAGATTGGCCCTCGTCACTGGTGGTGATATTGCCTCTACCTTTGACGCTCCCGACAAGGTTAAGATAGGTCGATGTGATGTTATTGAAGAGATTATGATTGGTGAAGATAAGCTCATCAAATTCTCTGGCGTTGCCGCTGGCGAGGCCTGCACAGTTGTCCTCAGGGGTGCGACATCTCAGATGGTGGACGAGGCCGAACGATCTTTGCACGATGCCTTTTCCGTCCTTTCTCAAACGGTCAAAGAGACTCGAGTCACTCTTGGAGGTGGTTGTGCCGAGATGCTCATGTCATGCAAGGTTGACGAAGCTGCCCGAACTGTCGCTGGCAAGAAAGCCCTGGCCGTAGAAGGTTTCGCTCGAGCCCTCCGACAGATACCTACTATCATCGCAGACAATGGTGGTTACGATTCGAGTGATTTAGTGACCAAATTAAGAGCCGCTCATTACGAAGGACAGAACAATTCTGGATTAGACATGGAGCGAGGAATGATAGCTTCTATGAATGAGCTGGGAATCACAGAGTCGTACAAACTGAAAAGACAGGTCGTCATCAGCGCTAGCGAAGCTGCAGAGATGATCTTGCG TGTGGACAATATTTTGCGAAGTGCACCAAGACGGCGAGAAGCCGTCTAA
- a CDS encoding 3-isopropylmalate dehydrogenase, producing the protein MAGKTFKIAVLPGDGIGPEVVAEATRVLETISSNSELNIELKSYDFGGAAIDNHGVPLPDETLNACKEADAVLMGSVGGPKWGVGPVRPEQGILKLRKELGLYANIRPANFASENLLKRSPLKEEVAKGTDIVVLRELIGGIYFGDRQEANEDGVAWDQCIYSKPEIERITRVAAQIALAAEPPLPITSVDKANVLATSRLWRKTVSELIAKEYPQLKLEHQLVDSAAMIMVSNPRQLNGVLLTENMFGDILSDESSVIPGSLGLLPSASLAGAPDTKTTTMGLYEPIHGSAPDIAGQGIANPIGTILSAAMMLRYSLGKGKEASLIEQAVQKVLDSSESGGFDYRTKDLGGERKTKDVGDKVVEVLKELLKV; encoded by the exons ATGGCTGGAAAGAC CTTCAAGATTGCTGTGCTTCCTGGTGACGGTATTG GTCCTGAAGTCGTGGCTGAAGCAACTAGAGTCCTCGAAACTATCAGCTCCAACTCGGAGCTCAATATCGAGCTTAAATCTTATGATTTTGGTGGTGCTGCCATCGACAACCATGGTGTTCCCCTTCCTGATGAAACTCTCAATGCGTGCAAAGAGGCTGACGCCGTATTGATGG GCTCTGTCGGTGGTCCCAAGTGGGGTGTTGGTCCTGTTCGACCTGAGCAGGGTATCTTGAAGCTTCGAAAAGAGCTTGGTCTCTATGCCAACATTCGTCCTGCCAATTTTGCTTCCGAGAATCTTCTCAAGCGATCGCCTCTCAAAGAGGAAGTTGCCAAGGGCACAGATATTGTTGTCTTGCGGGAACTCATTGGTGGTATTT ACTTTGGTGATCGACAGGAAGCTAATGAGGATGGTGTTGCTTGGGACCAATGTATCTACTCTAAGCCCGAGATTGAACGAATCACCCGCGTTGCTGCTCAAATTGCTCTTGCTGCCGAACCACCTCTTCCTATCACCTCTGTCGACAAGGCCAATGTGCTTGCTACTTCTCGTCTTTGGAGGAAAACCGTTTCTGAGCTCATTGCTAAGGAATATCCTCAGCTGAAACTTGAGCACCAGCTTGTGGACTCTGCTGCCATGATTATGGTCTCTAATCCTAGGCAATTGAATGGCGTGCTCTTGACTGAGAATATGTTTGGTGACAT TCTTTCCGATGAGAGCTCTGTCATTCCTGGCTCGCTTGGTCTCCTACCTTCGGCCTCCCTTGCCGGCGCTCCTGATACCAAAACAACGACTATGGGACTTTACGAGCC TATCCACGGATCTGCCCCCGACATTGCTGGTCAAGGCATTGCCAACCCGATTGGTACCATTCTCTCGGCCGCTATGATGCTCCGATATTCTCTcggaaaaggaaaggaaGCTTCCCTTATCGAACAAGCTGTTCAGAAGGTTCTCGACAGCTCTGAGAGTGGTGGTTTTGACTACAGAACAAAAGACTTGGGCGGCGAGCGCAAGACCAAGGACGTTGGAGACAAGGTTGTTGAAGTTTTGAAGGAGCTTTTGAAAGTATAA
- a CDS encoding glutamine synthetase, translating to MKKPLISSESYLNVFLISQLHLSFCFCFYRSFCHLIMSQIIATKRVDLLAPYLALDQGSKVQAEYIWIDSDGGLRSKTMTLDKAPDSVADLKEWNFDGSSTRQAPGDNSDVFLRPVAIFKDPFRGGANILVLCECYDNDGTPNKSNYRAHCKKVMDTVKATEPWFGLEQEYTLFDADGQVYGWPKNGFPGPQGPYYCGVGAGKVFARDFIEAHYRACLYAGVKISGINAEVMPSQWEFQVGPCEGIEMGDHLWMARFLLLRIGEEWGITPSLHPKPLKGDWNGAGCHSNYSTKDMRTPGKGMAAIEDAIKKLEKKHLEHIAVYGEDNDMRLTGLHETASITSFSAGVANRGASIRIPRHVGAQGYGYLEDRRPASNVDPYRVTAILVETTVLN from the exons ATGAAAAA GCCCCTTATCTCCTCCGAGTCTTACTTA AACgtttttttgatttctcaattgcatctttctttttgcttttgcttttatcgTTCGTTTTGTCATTTG ATCATGTCCCAGATAATCGCCACCAAACGTGTCGACCTCCTTGCTCCCTATCTCGCTCTCGACCAAGGCTCCAAGGTTCAGGCGGAAT ATATCTGGATTGATAGTGATGGAGGTCTGCGCAGCAAGACGATGACCCTTGACAAGGCGCCTGATTCGGTTGCTGATCTCAAGGAGTGGAATTTTGATGGGTCGTCTACCCGCCAGGCCCCTGGTGACAACTCGGATGTCTTTCTC CGTCCGGTAGCCATCTTTAAAGACCCGTTCCGAGGTGGCGCCAACATTCTTGTGTTGTGTGAATGTTACGATAATGACGGCACTCCCAACAAATCCAATTATCGGGCGCACTGCAAAAAGGTGATGGATACCGTAAAGGCTACTGAGCCCTGGTTTGGTCTCGAGCAAGAGTATACTCTCTTTGACGCCGACGGCCAGGTCTATGGCTGGCCCAAAAACGGTTTCCCCGGTCCTCAGGGACCTTATTACTGTGGTGTTGGCGCAGGCAAGGTTTTTGCGAGAGATTTCATCGAGGCTCACTAC CGGGCCTGTCTCTATGCCGGTGTCAAGATCTCTGGTATCAACGCCGAGGTCATGCCATCTCAGTGGGAGTTCCAAGTCGGCCCTTGTGAGGGAATTGAGATGGGTGACCACCTCTGGATGGCCCGATTTTTACTCCTCAGGATTGGTGAAGAGTGGGGTATCACT CCCTCCCTCCACCCTAAGCCGCTCAAAGGTGACTGGAATGGTGCGGGTTGTCACTCCAACTACTCTACCAAGGATATGCGAACACCTGGTAAAGGTATGGCTGCTATTGAGGACGCCATTAAGAAGCTCGAAAAGAAACACCTCGAACATATTGCTGTCTACGGTGAAGATAACGATATGAGATTGACTGGTCTGCACGAAACGGCTTCTATCACCTCCTTTTCTGCCGGTGTTGCCAACCGAGGTGCCTCTATACGAATTCCCAGACATGTCGGCGCCCAGGGTTATGGTTACCTGGAAGATCGACGACCCGCTTCCAACGTTGACCCCTATCGTGTCACT GCTATTCTCGTTGAGACTACTGTGCTCAACTGA